One region of Duncaniella freteri genomic DNA includes:
- the queG gene encoding tRNA epoxyqueuosine(34) reductase QueG, whose translation MDSEDIKRLVTGTGAVAVGIAATAPVGLDAESLYLQWIAAGKHGGMSYLEKYQDVRRDPRLLLEGAESIIVAAFNYYNRDNGKLRWARYALGRDYHEEIRERLDAVATAITITSGAQCRVTVDTAPLRERYWAERAGVGFIGINNQLIVPGAGSWCVLGSIITTLPLDADTPSGRSCDGCMRCVRACPGRALDGKGGMDACKCLSYLTIEHRGEYDATPDRIYGCDVCQEVCPHNATAIPTEIGGFSPRAEILGLGCKDILEMEQSEFSRIFTHSAIKRTKLAGLQRNARMLNQGETQPE comes from the coding sequence ATGGACAGCGAGGATATCAAACGCCTGGTGACCGGCACAGGAGCCGTCGCAGTAGGGATTGCCGCGACCGCACCTGTCGGCCTCGATGCCGAGAGCCTGTACCTTCAATGGATTGCCGCCGGAAAACATGGGGGCATGAGCTATCTTGAGAAATACCAGGATGTGCGTCGTGATCCCCGCCTGCTCCTTGAAGGGGCTGAAAGCATAATTGTAGCAGCGTTCAACTATTACAACCGTGACAACGGCAAGCTCCGCTGGGCACGTTATGCCCTCGGACGTGACTATCACGAGGAGATACGGGAGCGGCTCGATGCCGTGGCTACAGCAATAACAATCACCTCCGGGGCACAATGCCGCGTGACTGTCGACACCGCACCTCTGCGCGAACGCTACTGGGCAGAAAGAGCCGGAGTGGGATTCATAGGAATAAACAACCAGCTGATAGTCCCGGGAGCGGGGTCATGGTGTGTGCTCGGATCGATCATCACCACCTTGCCTTTAGACGCTGACACCCCTTCAGGCAGGAGCTGTGACGGCTGCATGAGATGCGTCCGCGCCTGTCCGGGACGCGCCCTTGACGGCAAAGGAGGTATGGATGCCTGCAAGTGCCTGAGCTACCTCACCATAGAGCACCGCGGAGAATATGACGCGACACCTGACAGGATATACGGATGCGACGTATGCCAGGAAGTGTGCCCTCATAATGCCACGGCAATCCCCACTGAGATAGGCGGATTCTCACCGAGAGCAGAGATCCTCGGTCTTGGATGCAAAGACATCCTTGAAATGGAGCAGAGTGAATTTTCACGCATATTCACCCACTCCGCCATCAAGCGCACTAAGCTTGCGGGGCTTCAACGCAACGCCCGGATGCTAAATCAGGGAGAGACACAGCCGGAGTGA
- a CDS encoding TatD family hydrolase → MIIDSHTHISRPGAVVNIDPVSVPARGIRLEDDRYYSVGIHPWNAGCYTKRDVDSLNRLARDHRVVAVGETGLDSVHVAYELVSHGTTREVVQALPDIERQLELLMLHIRLSEEVGKPLLLHVVKRYPEILKLRIDLKPRQTWIIHGFRGRPGLAKDLLKWGFYLSYGEMFNPLSVEATPAERMLAETDESEVPFEDIVASLPVTPAVSLPDLASGRCVEAPQA, encoded by the coding sequence ATGATTATTGATAGTCATACACATATTTCACGTCCCGGAGCTGTGGTCAACATTGATCCGGTGTCAGTTCCGGCGCGTGGCATAAGGCTTGAGGATGACCGGTATTACTCCGTGGGGATACATCCCTGGAATGCCGGATGCTACACTAAGCGCGATGTTGACAGCCTGAACAGGCTGGCACGTGACCACCGCGTCGTGGCAGTAGGGGAGACTGGGCTCGACTCCGTTCATGTGGCTTATGAGCTGGTGTCACATGGCACCACCAGGGAGGTGGTGCAGGCTCTCCCTGATATCGAACGCCAGCTTGAGCTCCTAATGCTGCATATAAGGCTTAGCGAGGAGGTGGGAAAGCCACTTCTGCTGCATGTCGTGAAGCGTTATCCCGAGATACTTAAGCTCCGCATAGACCTCAAGCCTCGTCAGACATGGATAATACATGGATTCCGCGGACGCCCCGGGCTCGCGAAGGATCTGTTGAAATGGGGATTCTATCTGAGCTATGGCGAGATGTTCAATCCATTGTCGGTGGAGGCTACTCCCGCTGAGCGTATGCTGGCTGAGACGGATGAGTCCGAGGTCCCGTTCGAGGATATTGTCGCTTCCCTCCCTGTCACTCCGGCTGTGTCTCTCCCTGATTTAGCATCCGGGCGTTGCGTTGAAGCCCCGCAAGCTTAG
- the yidD gene encoding membrane protein insertion efficiency factor YidD, which translates to MKRLFLLPIYFYRACISPMLPPSCRFTPTCSEYAIEAINRHGAIKGLWLTVKRISRCHPWGGSGYDPVP; encoded by the coding sequence ATGAAACGACTCTTTCTGTTGCCCATATATTTCTATCGGGCATGTATCTCGCCCATGCTTCCGCCGTCATGCCGTTTTACCCCTACCTGCAGTGAATATGCCATAGAGGCGATAAATAGGCATGGGGCAATCAAAGGGCTGTGGCTCACCGTAAAGAGGATTTCACGGTGCCATCCTTGGGGTGGTTCGGGCTATGATCCTGTACCATGA
- a CDS encoding ribonuclease P protein component, which produces MKGLRLYKIEKLCSETAIGRLFSRNDPQVSSTLAYPLRLAWRIDDVRGVKCPRFLVSVPKKRLRHAVDRVTMRRRIREAYRLNRSLISPDLPADLAFIYVADKLLPYAKVEHALKRLLASVKPPGEDK; this is translated from the coding sequence ATGAAAGGGCTTCGACTATATAAAATCGAGAAACTATGCAGTGAGACGGCCATAGGCCGTCTCTTCTCGCGCAATGACCCGCAGGTGAGCTCTACGCTTGCCTATCCTCTGCGTCTGGCGTGGAGGATTGACGATGTGCGCGGGGTGAAGTGTCCGAGGTTTCTCGTTTCCGTCCCGAAGAAACGCCTGCGTCATGCAGTGGACCGTGTGACGATGCGCAGGCGCATACGTGAGGCCTATCGTCTAAACCGCAGTCTGATATCACCCGACCTTCCTGCCGACCTCGCGTTCATATATGTTGCTGACAAACTTCTGCCTTATGCCAAGGTGGAGCATGCGCTGAAGCGGCTGCTTGCGTCAGTAAAACCACCTGGCGAGGATAAATGA
- a CDS encoding uroporphyrinogen-III synthase has product MKVKKILVSQPAPESGKSPYYDIADKYGVEVVLRPFIKVEGLTSKEFRQSRISIPDFTAIIFTARTAIDHFFRICEEMRITIPETMKYFCTTEAIALYLQKYIVYRKRKIFHGDNGKLESLLPSLIKHKKENFLWVVSDVHKEDSGLLDKAGINYTKAVMYRTVSNDFGPDESFDYDMLIFFSPAGIQSLLKNFPGFEQGDIKIACFGPTTCQAARDAGLRLDIEAPSPGNPSMTGALDSYLKASVAAS; this is encoded by the coding sequence GTGAAAGTTAAGAAAATTTTGGTGTCACAGCCTGCTCCCGAATCGGGTAAATCTCCTTACTATGACATCGCCGACAAGTATGGTGTAGAGGTTGTATTGCGCCCCTTCATCAAGGTCGAGGGATTGACTTCCAAGGAGTTCCGTCAGTCCAGGATTTCCATACCCGATTTCACAGCTATTATCTTCACAGCTCGTACGGCAATTGACCATTTCTTCCGTATCTGTGAGGAGATGCGTATCACCATTCCGGAGACTATGAAATATTTCTGCACCACAGAGGCTATAGCTCTGTATCTGCAAAAATATATCGTGTACCGTAAGCGTAAGATATTCCATGGCGACAACGGTAAGCTGGAGAGCCTTCTGCCGTCGCTCATCAAGCATAAGAAAGAGAATTTCCTTTGGGTGGTGTCCGATGTGCATAAGGAGGATTCCGGGCTTCTTGACAAGGCTGGGATAAACTACACAAAGGCTGTGATGTACCGCACGGTTAGCAACGATTTCGGACCCGACGAGTCGTTTGACTATGATATGCTCATCTTCTTCTCTCCTGCCGGAATCCAGTCGCTTCTAAAGAACTTCCCCGGTTTCGAGCAGGGTGACATAAAGATAGCATGCTTCGGTCCTACCACCTGTCAGGCCGCCCGGGATGCCGGACTGCGGCTCGATATCGAGGCGCCGTCGCCAGGCAATCCGTCCATGACCGGCGCGCTCGACAGTTACCTTAAGGCTTCGGTGGCAGCATCCTGA
- a CDS encoding DUF4271 domain-containing protein translates to MNGPLTRAELTDMTLGEIPYTHGLEPMERAGLPGYDSGVLCLLIGMFLLLAANFRHYSTFFKNFLSDLLSVRRREETFGVRTFSETGVQISIVLIACLCEGIIINSAFPERPVLGPVSGEFVIIGVFSLIAMVYYLWQLAAYGTVGAIFADKVSARMWMKGFNASQSLLCMLLVVPALFVLFNPAASRIIIILGIGFYILARLAFICKGFRLFYDNFGSLLYFILYLCTLEIVPLVLIYRAVLVLHNLLLQT, encoded by the coding sequence ATGAACGGACCTCTCACCCGGGCTGAGCTTACCGATATGACTCTCGGCGAGATACCTTACACCCATGGGCTTGAACCTATGGAGCGTGCCGGGCTTCCGGGATATGATTCGGGTGTGCTCTGCCTGCTCATAGGGATGTTCCTTCTGCTTGCGGCTAATTTCCGTCATTATTCCACATTCTTCAAGAATTTCTTGTCCGATCTTCTTAGTGTGCGCCGCAGGGAGGAGACATTCGGGGTGCGTACTTTCAGCGAGACAGGTGTACAGATTTCCATTGTGCTCATAGCCTGTCTGTGCGAGGGTATAATCATCAATTCCGCATTTCCCGAGCGTCCGGTGCTGGGGCCTGTGTCGGGCGAATTTGTGATAATAGGGGTTTTCTCGCTCATAGCCATGGTGTACTATCTGTGGCAGCTCGCTGCTTACGGGACAGTGGGCGCGATATTTGCCGACAAGGTATCGGCGCGTATGTGGATGAAGGGGTTCAATGCCTCTCAGTCATTGCTGTGTATGCTGCTTGTGGTGCCTGCGCTGTTTGTGCTGTTCAATCCGGCAGCCTCAAGGATAATAATAATTCTGGGTATCGGTTTCTATATTCTGGCGCGTTTGGCGTTCATTTGCAAAGGTTTTAGGCTTTTTTACGACAATTTTGGCTCGTTGCTTTATTTTATTTTGTACCTTTGCACTCTCGAAATTGTACCCCTTGTTCTAATATACCGGGCAGTACTGGTTTTGCATAACTTGCTGCTACAAACTTAA
- a CDS encoding TIGR00730 family Rossman fold protein: MKGIVVYCSSSSSVPSVYLEAAREMGALIARSGYALVSGGGYRGLMAETIEGAIGAGGTATGVLPHFMLERGWAHPGLTECIDTPSMHARKETMARNACAAIALPGGIGTLDELCEMMTWHQLGIFEGPVVIVNTDGFFDPLIDMFDRMMEQGFMRGGIIPARIVSTPSEAISVIREAVEHGA, translated from the coding sequence ATGAAAGGAATCGTAGTATATTGCTCGTCCTCATCATCCGTGCCGTCGGTATATCTTGAGGCGGCACGCGAGATGGGCGCACTCATAGCCAGGTCAGGTTATGCCCTTGTCAGTGGTGGAGGCTACCGCGGACTGATGGCTGAGACCATCGAAGGTGCGATAGGGGCTGGCGGCACCGCCACCGGCGTGCTCCCTCACTTCATGCTTGAGAGAGGGTGGGCGCATCCCGGTCTCACAGAGTGTATCGACACGCCGTCGATGCATGCGCGCAAGGAGACAATGGCTCGTAATGCATGTGCGGCAATCGCTCTGCCCGGAGGGATCGGCACTCTTGACGAGCTGTGCGAGATGATGACCTGGCATCAGCTCGGCATCTTTGAGGGTCCGGTTGTGATTGTGAACACCGATGGGTTCTTCGATCCGCTGATCGACATGTTCGACCGTATGATGGAGCAAGGGTTCATGCGTGGAGGCATAATCCCTGCAAGAATTGTATCGACCCCTTCGGAGGCTATCAGCGTGATCAGAGAGGCTGTTGAACATGGGGCATAA
- the bioB gene encoding biotin synthase BioB, with protein MNPQQIHDIKERVLAGGKISRQEALSLADITPESRQALREAASEITARFSTRRFDSCSIISARSGRCPEDCKWCAQSAHYRTTIDTYPLVDRDTCMEMADHNHRAGIQRFSLVTSGKSVTGKALDTICSYYSNLREKHPEMSLCASMGLLDYDAMTRLREAGVQRYHCNMESSRSFFPTLCTTHTQDDKLATIERARRAGLEICSGGIIGMGETMRQRIEFALELREIAPASIPINVLQPIPGTPLEGMDPISDDEYLDTAAIFRIIHPKAVLRFAGGRARISPSAQREALKIAINGAIMGDMLTTIGSQIEDDKRMVKEEGYEW; from the coding sequence ATGAATCCCCAACAGATACACGACATAAAGGAACGAGTGCTCGCCGGAGGTAAGATCTCCCGGCAGGAAGCACTCTCACTCGCTGATATCACCCCTGAAAGCCGCCAAGCCCTAAGGGAAGCGGCATCAGAGATCACTGCTCGTTTCAGTACACGCCGATTCGACTCCTGCTCCATCATCAGCGCACGTTCCGGCAGATGTCCTGAGGACTGCAAATGGTGCGCCCAGTCGGCTCATTACCGCACGACAATAGACACTTACCCTCTCGTAGACCGGGACACATGCATGGAAATGGCTGACCACAACCATCGGGCAGGCATACAACGGTTCTCACTTGTAACGAGCGGGAAGAGCGTCACAGGCAAGGCTCTCGACACCATATGCTCCTACTACAGCAACCTCAGGGAAAAACATCCGGAGATGAGCCTTTGCGCATCAATGGGTCTGCTTGACTATGACGCCATGACAAGATTGCGCGAGGCAGGGGTACAACGTTATCACTGCAACATGGAAAGCTCGCGCAGCTTCTTCCCCACCCTATGCACCACCCATACCCAGGACGACAAACTTGCCACCATCGAGCGAGCCCGCCGTGCCGGATTAGAGATATGTTCAGGAGGGATCATAGGGATGGGAGAGACCATGCGCCAACGTATAGAATTTGCCCTTGAACTGCGTGAGATTGCTCCGGCAAGCATACCCATAAATGTGCTTCAGCCCATTCCCGGGACACCGCTCGAAGGGATGGACCCGATCAGCGATGACGAATACCTCGACACAGCGGCCATATTCCGCATCATACACCCCAAGGCGGTGCTGAGATTTGCAGGAGGCAGGGCTCGCATCTCGCCCTCAGCCCAACGCGAGGCTCTTAAGATAGCTATAAACGGAGCGATAATGGGTGACATGCTCACAACAATCGGGTCGCAGATCGAAGATGACAAACGAATGGTAAAGGAGGAAGGATATGAATGGTGA
- a CDS encoding HesA/MoeB/ThiF family protein → MNGDQRYRGHISLCEIDLPGQKRISEGKVLIIGAGGLGSPACLYLAAAGVGHIAVLDPDTVSLSNLQRQIMHGTPDIGRPKAVSASESMLRINPEIHVRPVIDRLTPSNARDMMEGYDLILDCTDNHATRLLINDTCVTLGKPYVFGAVRRFEGQVFTHIPGSADYRDIFGDETREDGDIPCAIEGVLNSVVGIIGSLQATEAVKYLAGAGDLLTDRILTMDAITMTFNTFNIEGEKEV, encoded by the coding sequence ATGAATGGTGACCAGCGTTACCGCGGACACATCTCACTGTGCGAGATCGACCTTCCGGGACAAAAGCGAATCTCCGAAGGGAAAGTGCTGATAATCGGGGCAGGAGGGCTCGGGTCCCCCGCATGCCTATACCTCGCCGCCGCTGGAGTGGGACATATAGCAGTGCTCGACCCCGACACGGTGAGCCTTAGCAACCTGCAACGTCAGATAATGCACGGCACCCCCGACATAGGCCGCCCCAAGGCCGTCTCCGCAAGCGAATCAATGCTCCGCATCAATCCCGAAATCCACGTACGTCCTGTCATTGACCGTCTCACGCCGTCAAACGCCCGCGATATGATGGAGGGATATGACCTGATACTCGACTGCACCGACAATCATGCCACACGTCTGCTCATCAACGACACATGCGTGACCCTTGGAAAGCCCTATGTGTTCGGAGCAGTAAGGCGTTTTGAAGGGCAGGTGTTCACCCACATACCCGGTAGTGCCGATTACCGTGACATCTTCGGAGACGAAACCCGCGAGGACGGCGACATCCCATGTGCCATAGAAGGTGTGCTCAACTCTGTGGTGGGCATAATAGGCTCGCTCCAGGCTACAGAGGCGGTGAAATACCTCGCCGGAGCGGGTGATCTGCTCACCGACAGAATACTCACTATGGATGCAATCACTATGACCTTCAACACATTCAATATCGAAGGCGAAAAAGAGGTATAA
- a CDS encoding glycosyltransferase family A protein, with the protein MNLLTVFTPAFNSAHTLRRLYESLVTQSCPDFEWLVIDNGSSDFTQQLIEGFKREGRIHIAYIRQEHGGPHNAYHTAYANISTELCVCIDADNFMPEDAVETIATNWREKGGTANAGIIGLNCHMDTMEAIGRRFPEDIAKAYFPELYAQGFNLHNCTPVTRTDLMRDAVIHTGDDVDDDLTLLYALLQISDSLPMLTANECFSITDTQVRMDISPQESIFKRYAESPRSFARLRHLEMRLKHTSLRHSYRSAMHYVACILLAGGHDIIMDSRHKALTILAGIPGYIMYRYISHRYKR; encoded by the coding sequence ATGAACTTGCTTACCGTTTTCACACCTGCATTCAACAGTGCCCACACTCTGCGTAGGCTTTACGAAAGCCTTGTCACACAGTCATGCCCCGATTTCGAATGGCTTGTGATCGACAACGGCTCCTCCGATTTCACACAACAGCTCATCGAAGGGTTCAAGCGCGAAGGGCGAATACACATTGCCTATATCCGTCAAGAGCATGGCGGACCTCACAACGCTTACCACACCGCCTATGCCAATATCTCCACCGAATTGTGCGTATGCATCGATGCTGACAATTTCATGCCGGAGGATGCCGTAGAGACAATTGCGACCAACTGGCGTGAGAAAGGGGGTACCGCCAATGCCGGCATAATAGGGCTAAACTGCCATATGGATACTATGGAAGCCATCGGCAGAAGATTCCCCGAGGATATCGCCAAAGCATATTTCCCTGAGCTTTATGCACAAGGGTTCAACCTGCACAACTGCACACCGGTGACGCGTACCGACCTCATGCGTGACGCAGTTATACACACTGGAGATGACGTAGATGATGACCTCACCCTCCTGTATGCACTGCTACAGATATCCGACTCTTTGCCTATGCTGACAGCTAACGAATGCTTCTCCATAACTGACACACAGGTGAGGATGGATATATCTCCGCAAGAGAGCATATTCAAGAGATATGCCGAGTCACCCCGGAGCTTCGCCAGGCTCAGGCATCTTGAAATGAGGCTGAAACACACCTCGCTCCGTCATTCCTACCGTTCCGCCATGCACTATGTGGCATGCATCCTTCTTGCAGGCGGCCATGACATTATTATGGATTCACGACACAAGGCACTCACAATTCTCGCCGGTATTCCAGGCTACATAATGTACCGCTACATCTCACACCGTTATAAGAGATAA
- a CDS encoding SIMPL domain-containing protein produces MKSKIIPAALLAFGLIVLGFTLKAGIDNIAFRDREVTVRGLAEREVSADLVTWPIAYSIAGNDLVTMYNKVSSNNETIVKFLTSNGISPDEISVNPPDAYDAASNRYASDSFRYNYSINCTVTVTTRKVDKVRELLNRQSELLKEGIAFSNSYINYQFTGLNDIKPEMIAEATKNARAAADQFAADSDSRVGKIKTASQGQFSIDNSDSSTPFIKKVRVVSTIIYYLED; encoded by the coding sequence ATGAAAAGCAAAATTATCCCAGCTGCGCTGCTTGCGTTCGGTCTCATTGTGCTTGGCTTCACTCTCAAAGCCGGAATTGACAATATTGCATTTCGCGACCGTGAGGTTACTGTGCGCGGCCTTGCCGAGCGTGAGGTGTCAGCCGATCTGGTCACATGGCCTATAGCCTACAGTATTGCCGGCAATGACCTGGTGACAATGTACAATAAGGTCAGCTCCAACAATGAAACGATTGTCAAATTCCTCACATCCAATGGGATTTCTCCTGATGAAATTTCGGTCAATCCGCCGGATGCTTATGATGCGGCAAGCAACAGGTATGCATCTGATTCGTTCAGATACAACTACTCGATAAATTGCACTGTGACTGTTACTACCAGGAAGGTCGACAAGGTGCGCGAACTGCTCAACCGTCAGAGCGAGTTGCTTAAGGAGGGGATAGCATTCTCCAACTCATATATCAACTATCAGTTTACCGGCCTTAATGACATCAAGCCTGAGATGATTGCGGAGGCAACGAAGAATGCGCGTGCGGCTGCTGACCAGTTTGCGGCTGACAGCGACAGCCGGGTAGGCAAGATCAAGACCGCTTCGCAGGGGCAGTTCTCGATTGACAATTCCGATTCGAGCACACCTTTCATCAAGAAGGTCAGAGTAGTCTCTACTATAATCTACTATCTTGAGGATTAG
- a CDS encoding DegT/DnrJ/EryC1/StrS family aminotransferase, with the protein MTPKASPRRIHLCLCHMSGNEQRYIDEAFADNWVVPLGPNVDAFENSLQDFLSKGDPSRDHLRIAAVSAGTAAIHLGLILAGVKAGDEVICQSFTFAASANPVTYQGATPVFVDSESDTWNMDPALLDFAISDRIAKTGRKPSAIIPVHLYGMPAKMDEIMMIADKWDIPVVEDAAEALGSSYRGHACGTFGNFGALSFNGNKMITTSGGGALVCPDQESRARAVFFATQARESYPYYQHENIGYNYRMSNICAGIGRGQMTVLDEHIAHHRRLAALYASLLADVEGVDFHANPSPESDANFWLSTITIDPSLTGGLTPDELRLHFESLNIETRLLWKPMHMQPVFSKAPAYTNGVSSSLFSRGLCLPSGPWVTEEDVEMIVSEIKRLASR; encoded by the coding sequence ATGACCCCGAAAGCATCACCACGGCGCATCCATCTATGCCTATGCCATATGAGCGGCAATGAACAGAGATATATCGACGAAGCGTTCGCCGACAATTGGGTGGTACCGTTAGGTCCGAATGTCGACGCATTCGAGAACAGCCTTCAGGATTTCCTCTCGAAAGGAGATCCTTCGAGAGACCATCTCCGCATCGCAGCTGTCTCAGCCGGCACCGCCGCCATTCATCTCGGGCTTATTCTTGCCGGAGTCAAAGCCGGCGATGAGGTAATATGCCAGAGCTTCACATTTGCGGCGTCAGCCAACCCTGTGACATACCAGGGCGCGACACCGGTATTTGTGGACTCAGAGTCTGATACATGGAACATGGACCCCGCGCTCCTTGACTTCGCCATCTCCGACCGCATTGCAAAGACCGGACGAAAACCGAGTGCCATCATTCCGGTACATCTCTACGGAATGCCGGCCAAAATGGATGAAATCATGATGATTGCTGACAAATGGGACATACCTGTAGTAGAGGATGCAGCTGAAGCACTCGGGTCCAGTTACCGTGGACATGCCTGCGGCACATTCGGCAATTTCGGGGCTTTAAGCTTCAACGGCAACAAAATGATCACAACTTCGGGCGGTGGGGCTTTAGTGTGCCCCGACCAAGAGTCGCGCGCCAGAGCAGTGTTCTTTGCAACCCAGGCACGCGAATCCTACCCCTATTATCAGCACGAGAACATCGGATACAACTACCGCATGAGCAACATATGTGCGGGCATAGGCCGCGGACAGATGACAGTGCTTGACGAGCATATAGCCCATCATCGCCGTCTCGCCGCACTCTATGCATCGCTTCTGGCAGATGTCGAGGGGGTTGACTTCCACGCCAATCCCTCCCCCGAGTCAGATGCCAACTTCTGGCTGTCGACCATCACCATTGACCCCTCACTCACCGGAGGCCTCACTCCCGATGAGCTAAGGCTGCATTTCGAATCGCTTAACATCGAGACAAGGCTGCTATGGAAACCCATGCATATGCAACCGGTGTTCAGCAAGGCTCCAGCCTACACCAACGGTGTGAGCTCAAGCCTTTTCAGCCGCGGGCTATGCCTCCCCTCCGGACCATGGGTCACAGAAGAGGATGTCGAAATGATTGTCAGTGAGATCAAAAGGCTAGCGTCACGATAG
- a CDS encoding leucine-rich repeat domain-containing protein, protein MKKIFRFVPLLAAMAAFTACSDDDNNTAENFTPSPATDITAQIDPVFAQEMQEKGYIKNAERILYGDVKDLKIVDVGGNPLTGGDITSLKGVEFLTELERLTCNFNKLTEIDLTHNPDLEELNCDANQLTSLDLNGNPDLEILKCARNAIATLDLRSNPDAEFVMCGENRLTSVDVSRCPDLVQLQCENNLLSSLDVSANRKLNLLNFEGNPGDGTTFAVKAWFDEASVPANFTSAPWQYDGATVTPVYSNAVR, encoded by the coding sequence ATGAAAAAGATATTCCGATTTGTGCCTCTTTTGGCTGCCATGGCTGCTTTTACTGCCTGTAGTGATGATGACAATAACACAGCCGAGAACTTTACGCCGTCTCCTGCCACAGATATAACAGCTCAGATTGATCCTGTCTTTGCCCAGGAGATGCAGGAAAAGGGGTATATCAAGAATGCTGAACGTATCCTCTATGGTGATGTAAAGGACCTTAAGATTGTGGATGTGGGAGGGAATCCCCTTACCGGAGGAGATATCACGTCTCTCAAGGGTGTGGAGTTTCTTACCGAACTTGAACGTCTGACATGTAATTTCAATAAGCTCACGGAGATAGATCTTACTCACAATCCTGACCTTGAGGAGCTCAATTGTGATGCCAATCAGCTCACCTCGCTCGACTTGAACGGAAATCCTGACCTTGAGATCCTTAAATGTGCACGCAATGCGATAGCAACGCTTGACCTCAGGAGCAATCCCGATGCCGAGTTTGTGATGTGTGGAGAGAACAGGCTAACGAGCGTGGATGTGAGCCGTTGTCCGGATCTTGTGCAGCTGCAATGTGAGAACAATCTGCTTTCGTCGTTGGATGTCTCCGCCAACCGTAAACTCAACCTTCTGAATTTTGAAGGAAACCCGGGTGATGGCACTACGTTTGCTGTCAAGGCATGGTTTGACGAGGCTTCTGTCCCTGCCAACTTCACATCCGCTCCGTGGCAATACGATGGGGCTACTGTCACTCCGGTGTATTCAAATGCGGTGAGATGA